The following nucleotide sequence is from Quadrisphaera setariae.
ATGCCTCGTAGCGCCGATTCGAAGGGATTGGCAGGACGCTCGGAGGCGTGCTCGGCGACGCGCCGCACGGCGGCGCGACCCGCCCCGTGCGTGGCCTGCGCGCGGTCGAGGAGGTCGGCCCGGCTCACCAGGCCGCGCCGCAGGGCCGAGTCGCCGACAGCCAGGGCCTCGGGGAACGGCATGGTCCGGGCGCAGTCGACGACGGTGCGCAGGGGCGTGGTGACCCAGCCGTCGACGTCGTCGGGCGGGAGGTCAGCCCAGTGGCGCACCAGCTGACCGCCGGTGGCCTTGCGGTTGCGCGGCACGGTCACGTGCGGCAGCGGCGGCGCGGTGACCAGGTCCATGAGCCACAGCTGGGCCGCACTGGCGTGGGAGGCGACACCGCTGGCGGCTGCCGCGGCCGCCAGCGGCGCCTTCCCGCTGGACAGCCCGTAGGTGCCCCGTGCCAGACGCACCACGCGGCCGCTGGCGAGCGCCCGCTCCAACGCCCGCCAGTCACACCCGACCTCCGCTCGGAGGGCGACGCCACCGCGCCGCCACAGCTCCCTGCACACCTCGTCGACGTCCATGTGATCACCGTGGCGGAGCGCACCGGGAGTTGTGGATCTTGTCCACAGGTGTCGCCGGACGTGCAGAACCCGGCCGATGCGCCCTCTGGGGCCGGCCACAGGGACTTCTGCACGTCCGGCGTCACGCGACCGGCGTGCTGGACGGGACGTCGTCAGCGGGTGTCAGCGGGCGAGGTCGGGGCGGGGAGCCGAGGCGGGCGTGGCAGGCTCAGACGGGCCGGGGTCGGTGCCGCGCCAGCGGCCCAGCGCCGCCATGAGGTGGTAGAGGCCGACGGCGGCGATCGTGCCCAGCGCGATGCCGGTGAGCGTGAGGTCGCCGACGGTCAGCGTGTAGTTCGCGATGCCGATGATCAGCGCGACGCCGGCGCTGGTGAGGACCGCGGGGCGGGAGAAGTCGACGCGGGCCTGCACCCAGATCCGCGCGCCCAGCACGCCGATGAGCCCGTAGAGCACCGTGCCGGCGCCCCCGAGCACCCCGGCGGGGACGCTGGCGATGACCTCCCCGAACTTGGGGCTGAGCGACAGCAGCAGGGCGGTGGCGGCGGCCACGGCGTAGGCCGCCGTGGAGTAGACGCGGCTGGCGGCCATGACGCCGATGTTCTCGGCGTACGTGGTCGTGCCCGAGCCGCCGCCGAGCCCGGCGAGGGTGGTGGCGAGACCGTCGGCCATGAGCGCACGGCCGGTCAGCGGGTCGAGGTCGCGCCCGGTGAGAGCGGCCACGGAGCGGACGTGCCCGACGTTCTCCGCGACCAGCACCAGCACCACGGGCACGAAGACCGCGAGCACGGTGACGTCGAAGGTGGGCGCGGAGAACGTCGGCAGGCCCACCCAGTCGGCGGCCCGCACCTTCGAGAAGTCGACCTCGCCGCGCAGCCAGGCCACCAGGTAGCCGACCAGCACCCCGAGCAGGATCGACAACCGCCCGAGCAGCCCCCTGAACAGCACCGACGCGAGCACGACCGCCGCGATCGTCACGACGGCGGTGACGGGGCCGGCCTGGACGTTGGTCCACGCCGCGGGCGCCAGGTTGAGCCCGATGAGCGCCACGATGGTCCCGGTGACCGCCGGCGGCAGCAGGCGCTCGATCCACGCGGCGCCGGCGCGGTGCACCACGAGGCCGACCAGCGCCAGCAGCACACCGGTGAGCACGACGCCGCCGAGAGCGGCGCCCGGCCCGCCGGTGGCTTGCGCCGCGCTGATGGGCGCGATGAACGCGAAGCTGGAACCCAGGTAGCTGGGCAGGCGGCCGCGCGTGAGCAGCAGGAACAGCGCCGTGCCGACAGCGGAGAAGAACAGCGTGGTGGACGGCGGGAACCCGGTGATGAGCGGCACGAGGAAGGTCGCCCCGAACATCGCCACCACGTGCTGGACGCCGATGCCCACCGTCCGCGGCCAACTGAGCCTCTCGTCGGGGGCCACCACGGCCCCGGGGCCGGGGACGCTCCCGTCTCCGTGCAGCTTCCAGAACCCCCGCGTGCTCGCCACGAACCCTCACCCTCACCCGTGCTGGACGCCGCCCGTGCCGCGCGGCCAGCAGACGGTAGTGGCTGCGGGAGGGCGTCGCTGACCAGCAGGCCGGGTGCAGCTCAGAACAGCACGGTGGCGAAGGTGCCGACCCTCTCGAACCCGACCGCCTCGTAGGCGCGCATGGCGCGGGTGTTGTAGTCGTTGACGTAGAGGCTCACCACCGGGTAGCCGGCCACCTGGGTGGACAGGACGACGGCGGCCATGCCCGGCTCGGCGATCCCGCGGCCGCGGTGCTCGGGGTGCACCCAGACGCCCTGCACCTGCGCGACCCCGGGGGCCACGGCGCCGAGCTCGGCCTTGAAGACCACCTCGCGCGAGCTCCCGGTGCCCTCGATGCGCACGTAGGAGCGGCCGGCGGCCACGAGCTCCTCCACGCGGCGGCGGTAGGTGGCACCGCCGTCACCGGCGGTCGGCGAGTAGCCGACCTCCTCGGTGAACATGGCGATGCACGCGGGCACCAGCACGTCGAGGTCGTCGGTGGTGGCGCGCCGGACCGCGGTGTCGGGGGCCACCAGCGGCGGTGTGCGGATGGCCATGAGCGGCTGGTCGGGGCGCACGTCCCGGGCGGGGCCCCAGCTGCCCTGGAGCCGCTCCCACAGCCCGAGGACGTCGGGGGCGGAGCCGACCAGGGACGAGCAGCGGCGCCCGACACGACGGGCGCGGGCGGCGAAGGCGTCCAGCGCGAGCGCCTGCTCGGCAGGCGCCAGCGAGGGGCTCAGCACGGGGACGAGGTTGGCGCCGTCCCAGCAGATGGCGCTCAGGCGTCCAGGACCTCCCCAGCCCCACAGCTGCCCGCCCAGCCGCGCGGGCGCGGCGCCGACCGCAGCGACGCGGCTGGTGACGAAGATGCTCGCCACCGGGTCCTGCGCGCACAGCGCGAGGACGTCGGCGCGGTCGGCGTCGTCGAGGACGCGCAGCGGGCTGCGGAACACAGCGGCATCCTGCCGGTCTGCCGGGCGGTCGCGAGCGGGGAGGTTCCCGTTCGGCCCGCCCAGCCCGCCACCAGCCCGCCACCAGCCGATGAGCAGCCCTGTCGAGCGGGAGGTCAGGCGGCTGGTCAGCCGACGGAGACGGACGGCGCGGCGCCCTCGACCTCGCCCATCTCGGCGGCCAGGCGGTTGGCCTCCTCGATCAGCGTCGCGACGATGTCGTGCTCGGGGACGGTCTTGATGACCTGCCCCTTGACGAAGATCTGGCCCTTGCCGTTGCCGGAGGCGACGCCGAGGTCGGCCTCGCGGGCCTCGCCCGGGCCGTTCACGACGCAGCCCATGACCGCGACGCGCAGCGGCACGCTCATGCCCTCCAGACCGGCCGTGACCTGGTCGGCGAGGGTGTAGACGTCCACCTGGGCGCGCCCGCAGGAGGGGCAGGAGACGATCTCCAGCTTGCGCTCGCGCAGGTTGAGCGACTGCAGGATCTGGAGGCCGACCTTGACCTCCTCCACGGGAGGTGCGGAGAGCGAGACGCGGATGGTGTCGCCGATGCCCTGGCTCAGCAGCGCGCCGAAGGCCGTGGCGGACTTGATGGTGCCCTGGAAGGCGGGCCCAGCCTCGGTGACGCCCAGGTGCAGGGGCCAGTCGCCCTTCTCGGCGAGCAGCTCGTAGGCGCGCACCATGACCACCGGGTCGTTGTGCTTCACGGAGATCTTGAAGTCGTGGAAGTCGTGCTCCTCGAAGAGCGAGGCCTCCCACACCGCGGACTCCACGAGGGCTTCCGGGGTGGCCCTGCCGTGCTTGTCCATGATCCGCTTGTCGAGCGACCCGGCGTTGACGCCGATGCGGATGGACGTGCCGTGGTCCTTCGCCGCGCGGGCGATCTCCTTGACCTGGTCGTCGAACTTGCGGATGTTGCCGGGGTTCACCCGGACGGCCGCGCAGCCGGCCTCGATGGCCGTGAAGACGTACTTCGGCTGGAAGTGGATGTCGGCGATCACGGGGATCTGCGACTTCTTGGCGATGATGTGCAGGACGTCGGCGTCGTCCTGGCTGGGGCACGCGACGCGCACGATGTCGCAGCCCGACGCGGTGAGCTCCGCGATCTGCTGCAGCGTGGCGTTGATGTCCGTGGTCGGCGTCGTCGTCATGGACTGCACGCTCACCGGCGACTCGCTGCCGACGCCCACCGAGCCGACCTTGATCTGTCGGGTGGTGCGGCGCGGCGCCAGGACGGGCGGCGCCTCCTTGACGCTCGGCATGCCGAGGCTGACCGGGACCGATGCCATGCGACCAGTATCCCCCGCCGCTCCCGTGCTGCTCGTGGCGGACCAGCGGGCGGATCAGCCCAGCGTGATCGGCCTCACCACGTCGGCGTACAGCAGCAGCCCCGACATCGCGATGATCACGAGCGTGACGGCGTAGGTGACCGGCAGCAGCTTGGCGAGGTCGAACGGGCCGGGGTCGGGGCGACCGCGCCAGGAGGCCACCTTGCGGCGGGCCCCCTCCCACAGCGCCCCGGCCACGTGGCCGCCGTCCAGCGGCAGCAGCGGCACGAGGTTGAAGACGAACAGCGCCAGGTTGAGCGAGCCCAGCACGGACACGATGGCGGCCACGCGCTGCCCGGTGGACGTGAACAGGTCGCTGCTCGCGATCTCCCCCGAGAGGCGACCGACGCCCACGATGCCGATCGGCCCGTTGGGGTCGCGCGGGCCGTCCCCGAAGGCGGCCTGGGCCACCCCGACCATGCGCTGCGGCAGCGTCAGGACGATCTTGGCGACGCTCCAGGTCTGCTCGACCATGAACCCCGGGACGGCGGTGACCGGCTGGGGCACCACCTCGGCGCTCGGCGTCACGCCGAGGAAGCCCACGCGGTCGGTGAGCACGGTGCCGTCGGGCGCCGTCTCGACGGCACCGGAGGAGGACACCCGCGCCACCTGGTTGGGGATGATGGGCGCCTGCAGGGTGAGCTGCTGCCGGCCGCGCTCCACGACGATCGGCACGGTCCTGTCGGCCGCGGCCCGGATGGCCTGCTGCACGCGCGTCCAGTCACCGTCCGCGGCGATCCTGTCGACGGAGATGATCCGGTCGCCCTGCTGCAGGCCCGCCTCGGCGGCCGGGCTGGCGGGGTCGCCCGGGGCGCACTCGGTCTGCCCGCTGCCGGCGGGCAGCACGCACTGCGAGACCGAGCTCACCACGGGCGTGGTCTGGGGCAGGCCCGTGGTCGTGATGTAGGCGCCGAGCAGCACCGTCGCGATGACGAGGTTGACCACGGGGCCGCCGAGCATGACGACGACCCGCTTGCCCACGGGCAGGCGGTGGAAGGAGCGGTGCTCCTCCCCGGGCACGACCTCCTCGGCGGCCTGGGCGCGGGCGTCGGCGGCCATCTGCGCGAACGGGCCCTGGCGCCGCTGCCGGCGCACCCGTCCAGCGGCAGCGGCGTCTCCCTCGAGGGCGCGCGCCTCGTCGTCGACGCGCTCCTCCACCACGGCGGTGAGCGGCGCGTACATGCCGACCATCCGCACGTAGCCGCCGAGCGGGATCGCCTTGACGCCGTACTCGGTCTCACCGCGCCGGCGGGACCACAGCGTCGGCCCGAAGCCGACCATGTACTGCGTCACCTTCACTCCGAAGCGCTTGGCGGGCAGCAGGTGCCCCACCTCGTGCAGGGCGATGGAGATCCCCAGCCCGAGGACGAACACCCCGACGCCGACGACCCACGCCACGACCTCACCCACCGCTCAGACCCCCACCAGCTCGCGGGCGCGCGTGCGCGCCCAGCCCTCTGCCGCCAGCACGTCGTCCACCGTCAGCCCCTCACCTGGGAGCGCGCTGTGCTCCCCCACCACGCGGGCGACGGTGTCCACGACGCCCAGGAACGGCAGCCCTCCGCCGAGGAACGCGGCGACGCACTCCTCGTTCGCGGCGTTGAAGACCGCCGGCGCGGTACCGCCCGTGGTCGCGGCGGCCCGCGCGAGGGCCACTGCGGGGAAGGCCTCCTCGTCGAGCGGCTCGAAGGTCCACGTGGTGGCCTGCCTCCAGTCGATGCCGTAGTCGGCGCGCTCCACCCGGTCCGGCCACCCCATGCCCAGGGATATCGGCAGGCGCATGTCCGGGGGTGAGCACTGGGCGAGGGTCGAGCCGTCGGTGAACTCCACCATGGAGTGCACCACCGACTGCGGGTGGACGACGACGTCGACGCGCTCCAGCGGGATCCCGAAGAGCAGGTGCGCCTCCACCACCTCGAGCGCCTTGTTGACCATGGTCGCGGAGTTGGTGGTGACCACCGGGCCCATCGCCCACGTCGGGTGGGCCAGCGCCTGCTCGGGCGTGACGTCGGCCAGGGAGGCGCGCGAGCGCCCGCGGAACGGCCCGCCGGAGGCGGTGAGGACCAGCCGTCGCACCTCCGCGGCGGACCCGCCCCGCAGGCACTGGGCGATGGCGGAGTGCTCGGAGTCGACCGGGACCACCTGGCCGGGGGCGGCCAGCGCCGTGACCAGCGGCCCGCCCACCACCAGCGACTCCTTGTTGGCCAGCGCCAGGGTGGTGCCCGCCTCCAGGGCCGCGAGCGTGGGCCGCAGGCCCACCGAGCCCGTCATGCCGTTGAGGACGACGTCGGCGGGACGGCGGGCCAGCTCGACGGCCGCCTCCGGCCCGGCGAGCACCTCCGGCGCCCAGCCGGCGCGCCCGGCCGTCCGCGCCGCGGAGGCCAGGTGGTCGCGCAGCGCGCCCTCCGCGGAGGCGTCGGCCACGCCGACCGCCTGCACGTCGAGCCGGACCGCCTGCTCCGCCAGCTGGCGCAGCCGCCCCGGGTCGGAGCCGCCCGCGGCGACCGCCACCACGCGGAACCTGTCGGGAGCGCTGGCGACGACGTCCTCGGCCTGCGTGCCGATCGATCCGGTGGAGCCCAGGAGGACGACGTCGCGCGCGCTGCTCACGTCCCCATCCTCGCGCGCCGATGATGGGGGCGATGAGCAGCACGGCCACCGCCTCCGACGGAGCCGCCGCAGCGCGGCCCGCCGCCTCGTGGTGGCGCCTCGCCCGGTGGGCGCTGGTGGTGCTGCTCCTGGGCGTGGTGGTGGTGGAGCTGGTGGCCGGTCGCCGCGACGTGCTCCGCGCGCTCCGCGCGGTGAGCGACCCGGTCTGGTGGGCGCTGGGCCTGGCCGCGGTGGTCGACCTGGCGTCGATGGTCGCCTACGCGGTGATGCAGCGGCGGCTCCTGCTCGGCGCGGGGGTGCCCCGGCGGTCGGCCCGCGGCTGGCCCACCACCTCGCTGGCCTTCGAGGCCCACTCGCTGAGCATCTCCCTGCCCGGCGGTCCGGTGTTCTCCACCGCGCACAACTTCTCCCGGATGACCGCCCTGGGCGCTCCCCGGCCGACCGCCACCTGGGTCATCGCGGTCAGCGGGGTGCTGTCGTCGGCGGCGCTGGCCCTGCTCGGCGCGGCCGGCGGCGTGTGGACCGGCGCACGCGGCGACCTGGGGCACGTGCTGGCGGCGGCCGGGGTGTTCGTCGTCGTCGTGGTGGCGGCGCGGGTGCTGGGCGCCCACCGCGCGTGGACCTCGACGCTCCACGACGTCACCACCGCCGGGCTGGCCCGCCTGTCGGGCCGCCGCCCGCGCACGGGCGCCGCGCTGCACCGGGTGCACGAGGGCCTGCACGGCCTCGCGGCCGTGCGGGTCCGCCCCACCACCTGGGTGTGGGCGGGGGCGGGCGCGGTGGCCAACTGGGTGCTCGACGCGACGGCGCTGTGGCTGTGCTGCACGGCCGCCGGCCTGGACGGCCTGCGTCCCGAGCACGTGCTGCTCGCCTACACGGCGGCGATGGCCGCGGCGTCGTTCCCGCTGGTGCCCGCGGGCCTGGGCGTGGTGGACGCGGCCCTCACCGTCGGCCTGGTCGCGGCGGGGGCGACGCCTGGCGAGGCCCTTGCCGCCGACGTCCTCTACCGGGCGGTGAGCCTGGGCCTGGTCGGAGGCGCCGGCTGGGTGCTGTGGGGGCTGCACCGGCGGCGCCGCCAGGCCTAGCCTGGCCGCCATGACCGCCACGGCCGACCCCCGCACGTCCACCGGCACCTCCCGCGAGCCGCTCGAGCAGGTCCGCCGGCTCGTCACCGAGGTCCCCGGTCCGCGCTCGAGGGCTCTGCAGGAGCGCCGCCTCGCGGCGGTGAGCAAGGGCGTCGGCTCGACCCTGCCGGTGTTCGTGGAGCGCGCCGAGGGTGCCGTGCTGCTCGACGCGGACGGCAACCAGCTCGTCGACCTGGGCGCGGGCATCGCCGTGGTCAACGTGGGCCACGCCCAGCCGCGCGTGGTGGAGCGCGTGCAGGCGCAGGTCGCCGACTTCACCCACACCTGCTTCATGGTCACCCCGTACGAGGAGTACGTGGCGGTGTGCGAGGCGCTGGTGCGGCTGGCCCCGATCGAGGGTCCCGCCAAGGCCGCGCTGTTCAACACCGGCTCCGAGGCGGTCGAGAACGCCGTCAAGATCGCCCGGCACGCCACCGGGCGCGACGCCGTCGTCGTCTTCGACCACGCCTACCACGGCCGCACCAACCTCACGATGGCCATGACCGCCAAGGCCATGCCCTACAAGAAGGGCTTCGGCCCCTTCGCCGGCGAGGTCTACCGCGCCCCGATGAGCTACCCCTTCCGCGACCCCCAGGGCATGACCGGTGAGCAGGCTGCGGCCCGCGCCATCTCCGTCATCGAGGCGCAGGTCGGCGCAGACCAGGTCGCCTGCGTCGTCATCGAGCCCGTCCAGGGCGAGGGCGGGTTCGTGGAGCCGGCCCCCGGGTTCCTGCCCGCACTGGCCGCGTGGTGCCGCCAGAACGGCGCGCTGTTCGTCGCCGACGAGGTGCAGACGGGGTTCGCGCGCACCGGTGACGTCTTCGCCTGCGAGCGCGAGGGCGTCCGTCCCGACCTCATGACCATCGCCAAGGGCGTCGCCGGGGGGCTGCCGCTGGCCGCGGTGGTCGGCCGGGCCGACGCGATGGACGCGGTGCACTCCGGCGGCCTGGGCGGCACCTACGGCGGCAACCCCGTCGCCTGCGCCGCGGCGCTGGGCGCGCTGGAGGCGATGGCCGACCTCGACCTGGTCGGCGCGGCCCGCGCCATCGAGGAGCGGATGGTCGCGCGCCTGCGCGCGCTGCAGGACCAGCGGCCCGGTATCGGCGACGTGCGCGGCCGCGGGGCGATGCTGGCGATCGAGGTGGTGAAGACCGAGGGCGGCGCCGCCACGATCCAGCCCGACGCCGCGGGCGCCGCCGCGATCAGCGCCGCCTGCCACGCCGCCGGCGTGGTCACGCTCACCTGCGGCACGTACGGCAACGTGCTGCGCTTCCTGCCGCCGCTGACCATCGAGCCGGCGCTCCTGGACGACGCCCTGGACGTGCTCGAGACGGCGGTGCTGACGGCCCTCGCCGGCTGACCGCTGGCGGCCGGGGCCGCGCGGGTCCAGGCTGCCGGGCGTGACGTTCGACCCCGGCGGCAGGATCGACCCCGGCCGCGCCTCGCGCGGCGGCGGAGGGCGGCGCGGTGTCGCCGTGGGCGGAGGCCTCGGCGGCCTGCTCATCCTCCTCGTGGGCGCCTACTTCGGCCTGGACCTGTCCGGCGTGGTGGGAGGGCAGCAGGCGAGCTCGGGCGGCGGCAGCCAGCAGGCGCAGGCCGTCGACGGGCGCCAGGCGTTCCCCGAGTGCACGTCGGGGCAGGCGGCCAACGAGGACGTCGACTGCCGCGTCATCGCCACCGCCGAGTCGCTCGACGCCGTGTGGGGCCAGCTGCTGCCCGGTGAGTACCGCGAGCCCGAGCTGGTCCTCTTCACGGGCGCGGTGGGCACGGCCTGCGGGGACGCCACGAGCGAGGTCGGGCCGTTCTACTGCCCGGGAGACCGGACGGCGTACTTCGACACCGCGTTCTTCCAGGAGCTCACCGACAGGTTCGGCGCGAGCAGCGGACCGCTCGCGCAGGAGTACGTCGTGGCGCACGAGTTCGGGCACGCCGTCCAGGACCAGCAGGGCCTGCTCGCCGCCGTCCAGGGCGACCGCGCCGGTGCGGAGTCCGCGGCCGTGCGCAGCGAGCTCCAGGCCGACTGCTTCGCCGGGGTGTGGGCGCACCACGCGACGAGCACTCCGGACCCGGACACCGGCCGGCCACTGCTGCAGCCGCTCACGCCGACCGACGTCTCCGACGCGCTGTCGGCGGCGGCGTCCGTCGGCGACGACAGGATCCAGGAGACCGCCACCGGCCGCACCGACCCCGAGACGTACACGCACGGCACGGCCGAGCAGCGGCAGCGGTGGTTCTCGACCGGCTACGACTCGGGCGACCCCGCGGCCTGCGACACGAGCTCGGCCCAGCTCTAGCGAGCGGCGCCGCGCGCGGCCGGGGTCACGCGCGCAGCAGCGGCGCGGCTCCCGCCCGCCTCAGGGGCACGGCGAGCGCGGCCACCCGCAGGGCCGGGTCGAGCGCCTCCCACACCCCGTCGAGGAGGTCCGCGAGGGAGGCCGCCGGCGCCGCCGCGTCCACCGGGGCGGCGGTCGAGCGCACGTCCTGCACGCCGCCGTCGTAGGTGGTCATCACGACGGCGGTGCCGGCGCCGAGGGCACCGACCGACCACAGCAGCCTGTCGGTGCCGTCGCCGCCCCGGGCGCTCCGCTTGGCGACGCCGAGCACGCCGTCGGCGTCGTCGTCGTCGTCGCAGACCACCCAGATGCGGGAGGTGCAGATCGGCGGGTCGGGCTCGTAGCTGTGCGCCGCCCAGGCCACGTGCACCGGCTGTCCCGCGTCGAGGGCCTCGGCGATCGGGACGACCTGGTCTCCGTTGCCGACCACGAGGCGGCTCCCCCGGCGGGCGACGGCCACGTAGTGGCGCAGGGCGTCGTGGGGACCGGCCGAGGTGTCCTCCACGGCGACGTCACCGCCGTCCAGGACGCGCAGCGCCCGGGCGCGCGAGCCCTCGCTGCGACCGGTGAGGAAGTACACGACCCCCAGCTCGCCGTCCGCCGTGCGCGCCAGGAGCAGCCCGCGCCCGGGGTAGGGGCGGGCGACGAGGACGGCGCCGACGGTCGGGAGCGCGTTCTGCGCTGCGGTCTCCACGACGCCCCAGGCTACGGCTGCGGCGTGCCGGTCGGCGCGAAGCCCGGCGCCGTCTTGCCCAGCCACGCCAGGGCCTGCGGCATCTGCGCGGCCCACACGTCGCTGCGGTGGCCGCCGGTCTTGGCGATGAGCGAGGTCACCGACATCGGCGCCTTGGCCGCCGCGAGGAAGGCCTTGGTCGTGGGCCAGCTCTCGGGGTCGTCCTGGCTGGAGGCCACGAAGAGCGACACCGCGGGCGGGTTCTTGGCGGCCACGGCGACGAGGTCGTGCGCCTGCGCCTCGGGGCTGTTCTTGGGGAAGGGGACGTAGCCGCTGCCCGGCTCGTAGCGGAAGTAGCCGCCCATGACGATGCCCGCGCCGTACTGCTGCGGGTGGAGCATCGTCAGCTCGGCGGCGCACCAGCCGCCCATGGAGAAGCCCATGGCCGCCCACGCCTGCGGGCTGGTGCGAGCGCGGTAGCTCGCCTCGACCGCCTTCGGCAGGTCGCTGCTGAGCCAGGTCTCCACCTGGGGCTGCCCCTGCGGACCGTTGAGGCACTCGTTGTCGCGGCCGGCGGGGATGCCGAGGTCGGGGATGACGACGATCGGGTCGGCCATCTGGCCCGACTTGACCGCCACCTCCACGGCGGGGCGCACGTCCAGGGCGGTGAGCCACTGCTTGGGGCTGCCCGGGTAGCCGTGCAGGGCCACGACGACGGGGTAGGTGGTGGAGGCCTGGGACGGGTCGTCGTACCCCCGCGGGAGGACCACGAGCGCGGTGCTCGTGACGCCGGACGCTCCGGTGACGGTCAGCTGCTGGACCCGGTCCCCGTAGCCGTCGACAGGGGTGCCGCGCGGTCCGGTGGGCTTGGTGGTGCCGGCGAGCAGGGCGTTGGCCTGCGCCTTCGTCTCGGTGCCGCGGCTGGCCCCCTTGGTGCTCACGACCGCGTCGGCGTTGGCCCCGACCAGGTCGTTCCAGCCGCTGTAGAAGGCGAAGTGGTCGTTCGCGGAGATCAGCATCGCGAAGACGACGAGCGCGTTGACGCCCAGGAGCGCCGCACCGCGGGCCACCACCGCCACGGCCCCGCGACGCGCCAGACGGCCCCAGAGGAGGACGACGACGACGAACGCCGCCGCTGCGGCGATGATGCTGCCGAACTGCAGCAAGGACCCTGTGAGGCTCACACGACCATCCTCGTGAGCGGGCTGTGAGGACGCTGGATCTTCAGCGGAGATCCGCTGGGAGGCGGTCGGGCGCACGGCCCGCTCCCACCAGCTCGGGCACGGCGTGCGACGCCGAGGGCGCCCCGAGGCCCACCCGCACCGCGAAGGCGCCCAGCGCCCTCAGCAGCGCCACCGCCTGAGGGCGCCACAGCGACGCCTCGCGCTCCAGCCCTCCGAGGCGAGGCGGCTGGGGCAGCAGCGCCAGGAAGCGCCGGCTGCCCGGCACCCGGCGGCGCAGCACCAGCGCGTCACCCACGGGTGCTCCCGCGGTGTCCGTCCAGCCGAGCACGAGGGGCGACCACGCCGGGTCGGCCCGGGCCCACCCGGGCAGGGCGGGTTCCCGTTCGAGCACGCTGACGCGCAACGGGCTCACGACCCCCTCGGGCCGTGGTCCGCTGCCGCCTCCGGGGAGCACGTCGACCACGACCACGACCCTGCCCCGCCCAGCCGGACCGACGCGACCGCCCCCAGGAGGGTCCCGGGCGCCCCGGGGGTCATCCCCTGGTCGGACCGGACTCCTCGGGAGTGCTGGTCAGTGCTCCACGAGCTGCTTGGCGAGGTGGATGCTGTGCGGGGAGTCGGCGTAGTGGCCGTACGGCGCGGTCGGCTCGTACCCGGCGCTGCGGTACAGCGCCACGGCCTCGGGCTGCATCTGCCCGGTCTCCAGCACGACCCGGCGGTGCCCCAGGGCGCGGGCCCGGTCCTCGACGGCCGCCAGCAGTCGCCGTGCGTGACCGCGCCGCCGGTGCGCGGCGCGGACGTACATGCGCTTGAGCTCGACGTCGCCGTCGCCGTGGTCGCGCAGACCGGCCGTGCCCACGGGCTCGCCGTCGAGGAGCGCCACGAGGAAGGCCCCACCGGGCGGGGCGAACTCGGCGGGGCTCAGGGGGGTGTCGTCGGGGCCGCCGTAGCGCTGGACGTACTCGGCCTGCACCTCGTTGACGAGCTCCTGCACGAGCGGGCTGTCGTAGGCGGCTTCCACCAGCACCAGGCGCGTCCCGCCCTCAGCGCCCCGGTCCTCCAGCTGCGTCACGGCGCCAGGGTGCCAGGCGGCCCCTCTCACGGTAGACACGTGGTCCACCTGGAGAACACCGGGACGCCAGACCCTCACCTCTCGGAGGAACCCCGTGGGCAAGAAGTCGCTCCTCATCGGCGCTGCGATCGGCTACGTGCTGGGCGCCCGGGCGGGCCGCGAGCGCTACGACCAGATCGCCTCGGCGGTCTCGCGCCTCTGGAACGACCCGAAGGTGAAGTCGAAGGTCGACCAGGCCCAGACCACCGCCGTCGACACCGCGAAGAGCGCC
It contains:
- a CDS encoding GNAT family N-acetyltransferase yields the protein MTQLEDRGAEGGTRLVLVEAAYDSPLVQELVNEVQAEYVQRYGGPDDTPLSPAEFAPPGGAFLVALLDGEPVGTAGLRDHGDGDVELKRMYVRAAHRRRGHARRLLAAVEDRARALGHRRVVLETGQMQPEAVALYRSAGYEPTAPYGHYADSPHSIHLAKQLVEH
- a CDS encoding alpha/beta hydrolase, with the translated sequence MSLTGSLLQFGSIIAAAAAFVVVVLLWGRLARRGAVAVVARGAALLGVNALVVFAMLISANDHFAFYSGWNDLVGANADAVVSTKGASRGTETKAQANALLAGTTKPTGPRGTPVDGYGDRVQQLTVTGASGVTSTALVVLPRGYDDPSQASTTYPVVVALHGYPGSPKQWLTALDVRPAVEVAVKSGQMADPIVVIPDLGIPAGRDNECLNGPQGQPQVETWLSSDLPKAVEASYRARTSPQAWAAMGFSMGGWCAAELTMLHPQQYGAGIVMGGYFRYEPGSGYVPFPKNSPEAQAHDLVAVAAKNPPAVSLFVASSQDDPESWPTTKAFLAAAKAPMSVTSLIAKTGGHRSDVWAAQMPQALAWLGKTAPGFAPTGTPQP